Sequence from the Magnetococcus sp. PR-3 genome:
ATGATCACCCAACACTTCACGCAGGGCGTGGTGCATCAAGTGGGTGGCTGAGTGGTGTAGACGGATGGATTGACGGATCTCACCATCCACAGACAGATCAGCATGATCTCCAACACGGGCTGTGCCCTGTTCCATTTTACCGTGGTGTACAATCAGTTCAGGCAGTGGTTTTTGGGTATCGGTCACCACAAAGTGGGCACCGTCGGCCAGTTCAATGGTACCGCGATCGCCGACCTGACCACCGGACTCCCCATAGAAGGGGGTTTGGTTGCAGACAATGGAGCCTTTATCCCCAGAGTTGAGGGACTCCACCTCTTCACCATCCTTGATCAGTGCCACCACACTGGCGGAGGCCGACTCGTGCACATAACCTAAAAACTCACTGCTTCCCACACGTTCCAACAGAGGGTGGTATAGGGCACCTAGGCTCTCTTCACCACTGCCAGACCAAGCGGCACGGGCACGTTCCCGCTGCTCTTTCATACAGGCTTCAAAACCCTCTTGATCAACACCAATTTCCCGGTCACGCAGAATATCGGCTGTTAGATCCACAGGGAAGCCATAGGTATCGTAAAGGGTAAAGACGGTTTTACCCTCCAACACATCCCCCATACGCAGGTCAGAAACAGCCTCTTCCAGATGTTTCAACCCCGTACCAAGGGTTGCGGCAAAACGCTTTTCCTCGGTTTCAATCACCATGGCAATGGTTTTACGCTGGGCGGTCAGTTCGGGGTAGGTATCCCCCATCAATGCACCCAGGGTTTCAACCAGTTTGTGCATAAAGGGCTGCTCTAGGCCCAAAAGGCGGCCATGGCGCATACCGCGGCGCATAATACGGCGTAGAACATAACCACGGCCTTCATTGGAGGGCAGAACACCATCAGCAATTAAAAAGCTTACAGAGCGGATATGATCTGCAATCACCCGTAACGAGACCAGTTGTTCATCACTGGCACTGTGCTCATCAACCCCTGCCAGACTTGCGGCAGATTTGATCAAGGGCTGGAACAGATCGGTATCGTAGTTATTGGTTTTGCCCTGTAGAACCGAGGCCAAACGTTCCAGGCCAGCACCCGTATCAATACTGGGTTTGGGCAGGGGAGTCATCTCCCCATCGGCACTGCGGTCATACTGCATAAAGACCAGATTCCAGATCTCCACAAAGCGGTCGCCATCTTCATCTTCAGAACCAGGAGGGCCACCAGCGATAGAGGGACCATAGTCGTAGAATATTTCGCTACAGGGGCCGCAAGGACCGGTATCTCCCATGGACCAAAAATTATCATTGGTGGGAATACGGATCACTTTATCAGTGGGTAGACCCATTTTTTGGGTCCAAATGTCGTAGGCTTCATCATCCTTGCTGTAGACGGTCACCAGCAGACGGGTGGCATCAATCCCCAGATCTTTGGTCACAAAGTCCCAACCAAAGCGGATGGCATCCTCTTTAAAATAATCGCCAAAAGAGAAGTTACCCAGCATTTCAAAGAAAGTGTGGTGGCGGGCTGTACGGCCCACATTTTCCAGATCGTTATGTTTCCCCCCCGCACGCACACATTTTTGGGAGGTTACCGCACGGGTATAGTCTCGGTGTTCTTCGCCCAGGAACAGGCTTTTAAATTGGACCATACCGGCATTGGTAAAGAGTAGGGTTGGGTCGTTACGCGGTACCAGACTGGAGGATTCCTCATGGCTGTGCCCATGTTTTTGGAAAAACTCTATAAACCGCTTACGGATCTCATTACCGGTCATCTTTGATTCACCTACTCAACATTCTTAGAGGCCCATACCACGATGGTATGGGTGTAAACGGAGCGAAAAACAAAACCCCAAACGGTTGTTTATACGGTTTTCAGCCCAAGGCATCAAGAACCATCCGAATGGTTTCGCCATCAAAACCGCGTCTGGCTAGAAAATCATGACGTTTTTTGCGGGCTTTTATATCTTCAGGAGGCTGTATTCCAAAGCGTTTGGCCAGGGCTTGATGGGCATTTTGTTGGGCATCTTCTCTCGGGGCGTGTTCTTGGATGGCAAACTCAATAATGGGGGAGGGGACTCCCTTTTGGCGCAGTTCATTGCGGATACGTAGGGTACCTTGTCCCCGTCTAACACGATCTCTGACCATGGCCTGGGCATAGCGTTGATCGCTAAGGTAATCCATTTCAATGAGTCGACTAACCACCTTATTGATGCCGTCCATGGAGCTTTCCGGCAGGGTCAATAAGCGTTTGCGCAGTTCCATTTCGCCATATTCCCGGCGGCCCAGCCAGCGCAGGGCTTGATCATAGAGTTCGGCATCGGTCATGGATGATATTCATTGGGCTATCATGGTAATAGAAACCTATGCAGCCTTATTTTTAGTATTAAAAATAAACGCCAACACTTCAGCCACAGCTTTAAACAGTTCTGGCGGAATTAACTGATCCAACTCCACATCTCGATAGAGCGTCCGGGCCAATGGTGGATTTTCGATCCGGGGAATCTTGTTTTCATCGGCCAGTTCACGAATTTTGGCAGCAATGGGCCCTTTACCTTTGGCGATCAATTTAGGGGCCGCCATCTCACCGGGTGTATATTGCAAGGCACAGGCATAATGGGTGGGGTTGGTAATCACCACATCGGCCTTGGGTACCTCTTGCATCATACGGCTTTGGGCCAGTTCCCGCTGGATTTGACGAATACGACCTTTGAGCAGAGGGTCACCTTCCATCTGCTTCATCTCATCCTTGATCTCCTGCTTACTCATCCGCAGGCCTTTAACATGCTCATGTTTTTGATAGAGAAAATCCAATACAGCAATGAGCAAAAAAGCCAAAGCTACCCGCCACAAAATCCCCAATGCATCGTTCAGCATTAGAGATGTAAACTCGGCAATGGTGGTATCAGCCAAACCCAAAATTTGGTCAATGTTATCGCGCATGGCCAGATAGACCGCAATACTGATCACCACAATTTTAATGACGGATTTTAAGGCGTCTACCAATGAGCGTATGGAGACCAAACGCTTAATGCCCTGTAACGGATTAATCTTAGAAATTTTGGGCATGAGTGGATCAAAGCTGATCAACCATCCGTGCTGAAGAATACCCGCCAAAATGGCGACAATAATAAACAGCAAAAAGAAAGGGGACAGATCCAGCACCACACCTTTGATGACTTCATTAAAAATTAAGCTGACCCCTGTGGGGGTCACATCATCAGAAATTTGGCCGGAGAGGAAAAAGCGCATTTTATTTTGCAGCGCTTGCCACAGCTCCCCACCCGACATTAAAAAAGCACCCAAAGCTGCCAACATCAATAAGGCGGTGGAAACCTCCTTAGAGGTTGCGACCTGACCTTTGTTACGGGAGTCAGCGAGTCGTTTGGGGGTGGGTTCTTCGGTTTTGGATTCCTTGTCTTCATCAGCCACGGTATTCGTCTCCTTGAATCATGGTCGGCGTTACGGTGTAAGCCCGACCACCCGGAAGGCAAGGTTCATAAACAGTTCCATCTCCCGCATAAGGCGCTGACCGAAGATGGAAAGAGTAAGGCCCAGGATGAGAAAACCCATCATCTGGGCAATGGGCATAGCCAGGAAAAAGACCTGGATCTGAGGAGAGGCCCGGTTGATCAAGCCCATACCCAAGTAGAGCAACTTGGCCGCAGCAATGACCGGAGAGGCCAACAGCAGTGCCAGTTCAAACATATGGACAATGCCCTGTATCACCAGTGTGATCATGGACTCGCCATAGGGTAGGGGGTTACCCAGTGGCATACTGACAAAGGAGCGGGCAATTCCCTCCAAAAGCCAGTGGTGGCCATCAATAATCAGAAAGAGCATCAGACCAAGCAGGTAGAGCAGGTTGGAGAGCACACCCTCCTGTACACCTGAAGTTGGGTCCATCACCATGGCCATAGACAGGCCCATTTCAAAGCCGATCATGGTACCCGCGACCTGAACAGAGACCAAAACCCAGTGGGCAATCATGCCTACCATCGCCCCGATAAACAGCTCAACCAAGCCGGTAAACATCATGCGGATAATATCCCCATTACCCTCACCCGGCCAGGGGGGAACAATGGGGTATAAGACCACGGTAATCCACATGAGCAGGATAACCCGAATCCGCCTTGGGCCAACGTTTCGAGAGAAAAACGGGGCTGCCATAAAGAGCCCACTTAGGCGGGTCATAATGAGGACCATACGTTCCACTTCACCCGTGGTGAAGCCGAAAAAGTCCATCATGGCAGCGGGATCCACGCCTAACCCCCTAACCGATTAGGGTCGGGATGGTGTCGAAAAGATGGCGGAAATAGTCCGTCAGCTTCTGGATCATCCAGGGCAGGGTGAGCATCAGAGCCACAAAGGTGGCCAGAATTTTGGGGATAAAGGTCAGCGTCATCTCCTGAATCTGCGTCACAGCCTGCAGCAGAGAGATGGTGATACCCACAACCAGCGCTGTGAGCAGCATGGGCGCTGATATCATCAGGGCCAAGCGTAGCGCTTCAACCACCAGATTTTGGACGGTGTCGACGGTCATGATGTGAGTGGTCCTTCACACAAACGTGGATCTATTCCCCATCATAACCCGAAGAAAGCATAAGCCACAGGGATGTTAACACCTCTCTGGCATGTTTTTTTCAAAGAATCCCCAAAACACCCTGTCACTCAGCCCCTGTTTTTTGGGTCTTTGTGTGATGAAAATGGATATTAGACCGCCTAAAATTGGGGAGCTTAAACCCATGCGTCACCTTGCCCTAACAGCGCTTATGCTGTTGATTACTATGCCTGTATATGCTTCTGGAGATACCCACGAAGAGGCTTTGGACGTCAGTGTCAAAATGTCCCGTACGAAGGCCAAAGATGCCCGTACGGTTCCTCTACAGACCAATCATGACGCCATGACCTTTGCCACCGATGTGGAGGCATTAAATAACCGTATTGCCCATTTAGAGGGGCGTTTTACCCAATTACTCAAAGAGGTCACCCATCGGCGGGCAGAGTTTGCTAACTTAGAAGAGGAGTTGCGTTCTGCTGATTTGACCCTGAAAAATATGGAAAAACCCCTGCGTCAGGCACGGACCCAATATAAAAAGGCTCAGGATATGTCCCTGGAGTATCCTGAGGTCTCTACAGAGAGAGAGCGCAAAGCCTACTATGAGATTAAAAAGCGCATCACTAAGCTGACCAAAGGTCAAACGGCAGGGGTTGAATCCCTAAAAAGCCGACTTACGGTATCCTATGAATCTTTGGAAAGTGCGGAAGAGGCGCTGGACCGCACCCGTCATGAGGCTGATCAACTACGTTCCCAGTTATCAGAGGCCAATGGGGTGATCCGTCCTGTCTCCGATTGATGGATCCATGCACTTAAGTTGGGCCCCTTTATGGGCCGCTTGGTGCCCAGTTGGGTGTATTCCACCGTAAAACTGGTCGAGAGGGATTATTTTGAGCAGCCGTAAAGAGCGGTTGATTGAGCAGTATCGCCAAATCCATGTAGCTGTTCCGCGTTATGGAACCTCTTCGGAGAAACAGATTGAGTTTGTGGCGCCTTGGGTTAAAAGAAGATAGCCCCTTTTGCCAACATTTTGGATTATGGCTGTGGTCAGTCACGGTCTACGTCGGCCTGGATGTACAAAAAAAGTAGAACTGGAGCGTGGTATTACTCAGATCTGACCATGCCCCGGAACCATCTACATTGTTCTAAATGCTTCAATCCCTACCGGTGACTGTGGGTATGATTGCCCAGGAAGCTGGACCAATCGGTTATGGTTTGGCCCGAGTGCTTTGTACGATTAGGGCTGGCTATCACCGTGGCTGCACCAAGCCGTACTTTTCGACCCGTCAGCTCAACCAATAAAACCGACCGGCTTGTTTGTCGTAAGTTGGCTGAATTTGCCGCTTCCGGTCTGCTACGTCCCATTGCCTCCTTCAGAGCCTGAAGAGGTATTCCGAACCTTGGTGTGGCAGCACGATTAATTTACCGATGGCCTACGACGCTTCAAGCAGCGTTTTAGCGGCCTACTTTTTAGAGAACAAATACATTCTGCTTTGGTGTTTACAAGCTCCAAACAGTTTGAGATCTTTGGCGATGCGACTTAACTTGGTGGACACCTAACCAGTGACTTTCCAAACCCTTACGTAGAGGAAATGAGACATGCGTAAAATTGGTGATTTTTGGGTTCCAGATGAAGACTGCAAAGAAGGGCTACACCTTCAGCGGTCGCGGGAATCTTTTGAAAATCGTGGGGGTTGCCAAATCCACCATCTAGAGGAGGCTTTGTCCCATGTAGACAGATGGACGCTGGCCATCGACGCTGGTGCCAATATTGGCTCTTGGAGCCGGGTCATGGCCACCCGTTTTAAACGGGTAGAAGCGTTTGAACCTCACCCTTCAGCATATGCATGTCTATGCAAAAACATCGAGAGTTGGGGGATGAAGGAAATCGTCACCCCACACCGCTGTGCGCTATCCAATGACACTGAGTCGGTTGCGATCAGTTGTGGTGATGCCCGTACCGTCTGTGCTCGGGTTGTTGGTCCTGGAGACATCACCACCCGCCCCATTGACTCTTTTCAGCTATCCGCTTGTGACTTTTTGAAGCTAGATGTAGAAGGATTCGAAGCACGCGCATTGATCGGAGCGCAAAGGACAATTCAGCAATTTTCTCCGGTCATACTTATGGAAAACAAAATGGAGTTGAATGCCCTGTATGGCCAACCTGATTTGGCCTCTGAAACTCTTGAAAAAATGGGTTATTCACTGATCGCACGCATTGGTGATCGGCAGATTGACTGGCTTTTCAAGCGTCAGTCCTAGTTGTCACTATGATCCCAGGTTGGACCCTTCATCAAAAGGGTCATCTCAAATCCCTATCCGTAATCAGGTCGTGTATCACCCTGTTAGTTCACAGGGATTGGTGACAATCTCGGCTTGATCCTGAAGAAGCTGAGGCTTCTTTGGCTATACAGACCTTTATGCCATCCCAGGAATCCACTACTCAAACGAGCTTCTGAACGACTGACGACCAGGACTCTGCTTGATAGACATTCCATAATAAAAAGCCCCCATGGTTAGCCATAGGGGCTTTTTTTG
This genomic interval carries:
- a CDS encoding regulatory protein RecX; its protein translation is MTDAELYDQALRWLGRREYGEMELRKRLLTLPESSMDGINKVVSRLIEMDYLSDQRYAQAMVRDRVRRGQGTLRIRNELRQKGVPSPIIEFAIQEHAPREDAQQNAHQALAKRFGIQPPEDIKARKKRHDFLARRGFDGETIRMVLDALG
- the fliQ gene encoding flagellar biosynthesis protein FliQ — its product is MTVDTVQNLVVEALRLALMISAPMLLTALVVGITISLLQAVTQIQEMTLTFIPKILATFVALMLTLPWMIQKLTDYFRHLFDTIPTLIG
- the fliR gene encoding flagellar biosynthetic protein FliR produces the protein MDPAAMMDFFGFTTGEVERMVLIMTRLSGLFMAAPFFSRNVGPRRIRVILLMWITVVLYPIVPPWPGEGNGDIIRMMFTGLVELFIGAMVGMIAHWVLVSVQVAGTMIGFEMGLSMAMVMDPTSGVQEGVLSNLLYLLGLMLFLIIDGHHWLLEGIARSFVSMPLGNPLPYGESMITLVIQGIVHMFELALLLASPVIAAAKLLYLGMGLINRASPQIQVFFLAMPIAQMMGFLILGLTLSIFGQRLMREMELFMNLAFRVVGLTP
- the alaS gene encoding alanine--tRNA ligase, with product MTGNEIRKRFIEFFQKHGHSHEESSSLVPRNDPTLLFTNAGMVQFKSLFLGEEHRDYTRAVTSQKCVRAGGKHNDLENVGRTARHHTFFEMLGNFSFGDYFKEDAIRFGWDFVTKDLGIDATRLLVTVYSKDDEAYDIWTQKMGLPTDKVIRIPTNDNFWSMGDTGPCGPCSEIFYDYGPSIAGGPPGSEDEDGDRFVEIWNLVFMQYDRSADGEMTPLPKPSIDTGAGLERLASVLQGKTNNYDTDLFQPLIKSAASLAGVDEHSASDEQLVSLRVIADHIRSVSFLIADGVLPSNEGRGYVLRRIMRRGMRHGRLLGLEQPFMHKLVETLGALMGDTYPELTAQRKTIAMVIETEEKRFAATLGTGLKHLEEAVSDLRMGDVLEGKTVFTLYDTYGFPVDLTADILRDREIGVDQEGFEACMKEQRERARAAWSGSGEESLGALYHPLLERVGSSEFLGYVHESASASVVALIKDGEEVESLNSGDKGSIVCNQTPFYGESGGQVGDRGTIELADGAHFVVTDTQKPLPELIVHHGKMEQGTARVGDHADLSVDGEIRQSIRLHHSATHLMHHALREVLGDHVKQAGSHVSADRLRLDFSHFQGMTEQELRQVEDQVNAAILDNASQETAVMSPKEAVEAGAMALFGEKYGDEVRVVRIGTSMELCGGTHVNRSGDMGVFHIVSESAVAAGVRRLEAVCGGRARDIFRDDQNRLKSAAAMLKTQPTNLAESIERLMAKQKELEKTLEKMQSAQAGNLVDDLVGQAVEINGVKLLAVEVKGVDGKALRDMMDQIKDKLASGIILLALGGDKVSLVAGVTKDLAGKTLKAGDLMKFAAPMVGGKGGGRPDMAQGGGTDPSGIPAMLEAIPSWLQEQLS
- a CDS encoding FkbM family methyltransferase, with amino-acid sequence MRKIGDFWVPDEDCKEGLHLQRSRESFENRGGCQIHHLEEALSHVDRWTLAIDAGANIGSWSRVMATRFKRVEAFEPHPSAYACLCKNIESWGMKEIVTPHRCALSNDTESVAISCGDARTVCARVVGPGDITTRPIDSFQLSACDFLKLDVEGFEARALIGAQRTIQQFSPVILMENKMELNALYGQPDLASETLEKMGYSLIARIGDRQIDWLFKRQS
- the flhB gene encoding flagellar biosynthesis protein FlhB, translated to MADEDKESKTEEPTPKRLADSRNKGQVATSKEVSTALLMLAALGAFLMSGGELWQALQNKMRFFLSGQISDDVTPTGVSLIFNEVIKGVVLDLSPFFLLFIIVAILAGILQHGWLISFDPLMPKISKINPLQGIKRLVSIRSLVDALKSVIKIVVISIAVYLAMRDNIDQILGLADTTIAEFTSLMLNDALGILWRVALAFLLIAVLDFLYQKHEHVKGLRMSKQEIKDEMKQMEGDPLLKGRIRQIQRELAQSRMMQEVPKADVVITNPTHYACALQYTPGEMAAPKLIAKGKGPIAAKIRELADENKIPRIENPPLARTLYRDVELDQLIPPELFKAVAEVLAFIFNTKNKAA